CACGCCGACCCCACGGGCAGGCTGCTGGACGCCTGGCAGGGACGCCCCGGTGCCTCGGTAGGCCGACTGCTGGAGCTGCTCACCAAGCTGGGCCGCGACGATGTGCTGCTGGAGCTGGGACCCAGCATTGGTGAGGACGTCCCCTTCCTGGCCTCATACCTGGGGGCTGAGGAGGCTGACTTTTCGGCCTCAGCATCCTATCTCCCCTGAAGAGACCCCGTTTCCCCGCTCGGGGACCTGGAGAAGCCTGCAGAGGGAGAACTATGCGAGTGCAGTTCCTTCTCAATAACCGGGACCTGCTAGGGACTGGACTGGAGAAAAGTCCGGAGAGGCGGAGATGGGAAGGAAGCAGCTTAGGGAGAGGCTTTCAGGTGGGGCCAGGAGTCAGAATCAGGCTTCTGTGGGGGCGTCTGGGCTGTTTCAAGTAGAGCAACAGAACAGGCGGGGGACTGACAGTGGACTGTCTTAGAAACCTCAAGTCCTGGTGAAGTGCAGCCCTTCCTGTTACTCACTGGCACTTACATAATATACACGCATAGGCATTGGGTACAGCCGCCCACAGGCAGGCATACCTTGCTGGGTTGGAATTACTGCCCTCACTGCACCACAGCCAGTGGGTCAGTCTCCCGAGCCTTTCTGGCATGCTTAGCTCCTTGCTCACATGTGCCCTGGATCCCAGAAGAAGCAGACCTATCTTGGTACCTTTCTTAGGATCCCTAGGAAGGGACAGAGATACAAACCTGACCTTGATGGCCTTCCAGAAAGACAAAACACCACTGACATCCCTTTGGGTCTGTTAGTGCCAGTGGGAGCTCAACTTCTCAGAGCTGTTGAGCTGCTGATGGCACCAGTGGGCTGGGTAAGTCCTATAGAAGAACCCTGCCATAGGAGGTGGGCAAGGGCGGGATCCTGACTGTGGATAGAGAGGTGGGCACTCCAGGGGAGGCTGCCATACCCCGTCTCTTCCCCACAGAGGAGGATTGCCAGAAGTATATCttgaagcagcagcaggaggaggctgAGAAGCCCTTACAGGTGGCCTCTGTCGACAGCAGTGTCCCACGGACAGCAGAGCTGGCAGGCATCACCACACTTGACGACCCCCTGGGTAAGGGTCCAATACTGTTCCCATGGGACAGGTGGAATAGGACAGTGTGGTATTAAGAGCATGAGTGTTGGAAGCAGATGGGCTGTGGGACCTTGGGCGAGTCACTTAATctttctaagtctcagtttcctcgcctcagaaatggagataatagtcCTACCTCTGGGTTGCTGTGAGACTCTCATGAAATGATACCCATCTTcacgggtgtggtggctcatgcctgtaatcccaacactttgggaggccaaggtgggtggatcatctgaggttgggcgttcaagaccaacctgggcaacatggcgaaaccccatctctaccaaaaatataaaaattagctgggtgtagtggctcacacctctaatctcagccattagggaggctgaggcaggagaatcgcttgaagctgagaggtggagattgcagtaatcTTTCCTCTCCTGGGAAGGGCACTTTCTCTGAGGAGTATCATCTTGGGAAGGGTGTAAGGCCCAGGGTTGCCTAGCCAGGGGACTCTTGGCTGGACCCCTCCCAAGCCTTCCCATGGAGCTCTGAGTACCACCCTGTGCTCTGCACCCAGGGCAAATGCCTGAGCGTTTCGATGCCTTCATCTGCTATTGCCCCAGCGACATCCAGTTTGTGCAGGAGATGATCCGGCAACTGGAGCAGACAAACTATCGACTGAAGTTATGTGTGTCTGACCGCGATGTCCTGCCTGGCACCTGTGTCTGGTCTATTGCTAGTGAGCTCATCGAGAAAAGGTTGGCTAAGGTCaagggtgggtgggtgagtgggtgcaTGAAGCCCTGCCCAGAGGTCCAGATGCTGGGCATCTCCTCCTAGCTGTGCactgtccagcctgggcacagcGGGCCCCTCCTGAAGCTATTCCCAGGCGGTATGCTGGACTAAGTTGCCACAGGACCTGCAGCCTACCCACTCTCCCCTAGGTGCCGCCGGATGGTGGTTGTTGTCTCTGATGATTACCTGCAGAGCAAGGAATGTGACTTCCAGACCAAATTTGCACTCAGCCTCTCTCCAGGTAAGCTCAACCCTGGTCTGGCcagaaaaatgaaggaatgagTAGGTGGGGCCTCTGGATTGTCAGCCTTCCCTCCCCAAGGGCTATGGATGCAGTAGGAAAGAACTCCTGAAGACCTCTGTGCGGCTGAgctcgtgtgcatgtgtgtgcctttTTGTATGAGTGAATGTGTGCCAGGAGTGCTTAGATGGGGGATGGCTGTTGTTAACCCCTGGGTTGAAGACTGGGCCTGTCCCACCATGGGTCAAAGGCCTGATGCCAGCATGGCACCCCTTTTCTTACAGGTGCCCATCAGAAACGGCTGATCCCCATCAAGTACAAGGCAATGAACAAAGAGTTCCCCAGCATCCTGAGGTTCATCACTGTCTGCGACTACACCAATCCCTGCACCAAATCTTGGTTCTGGACTCGCCTTGCCAAGGCCCTGTCCCTGCCCTGACGACTGCTTTGTGactctgggtgtgtgtgtatctgtctgcCTGTCCATGCACTTCTGCCCTGCCTCCTCGGTTGTAGGAGGAATCTGTGCTCTACTTGCCTCTCAATTCCTGGAGATGCCAACTCCACAGACACATCTGCCACAGCTGGACATCATCTGGACATCACATTTTATGTCCTGCATGGAACCAGTGGCTGTGAGTGGCTTGTCCACTTGCTGGCTTACCAGCCAGGATGGTATGGAACAGGACAAGCTGGGACTAGCAGAGCCAGCTCTGAGCTATTCATATACCTTCAGTCTTAGTTTCCCCACCTGAACAGTAGGATGGGGAGAACAGAGAGTAGCTGTGTTTGAATCCCTGTAGGAAATGGTGAAGCATAGCTCTGGATCTCCTGGGGGTGACCAATCTTGGCTGCGGGAGAGCTGGCTGCTGCTGGACTACCTGCTGGCCACTGCTGGGACCATGACACTGCTGGGGCAGCTGCTTCCATAATGATGCCTACTGATGCTTCAGTGCCTCTTTGCTCGCCTCCCGTTCCACTTCCTCCTTCCTCACAGGGCAGGTGGGGAAGCAGGTTGGCCCAGCACAAAGGGATCCCACCTTGAAGCTTATTTCCTAATGAGTCCACCTCTCATCTGCATCTTTGACACGTCCCAGCTTCTGCCCAACTTTCAGCCGTGGCAAGTCCTCAAGAGACTGGCCTGAGCAGCCCgagctgcttttcttttctacctggCAAGATGCCTGTGGTCATGCCCTCAGCTACACCTGGCATGAGAAGGGATCCTGGCCTCTGGCATATCCATCAAGTATGAGTTCTGGGGATGAGTCACTGTAACAATGTGAGCAGGGAGCCTTCCCCACTGCACCACCCACAGAGAGCTTTCCCACCAACTTCGTACCTCGATTGCCTTACAGAGTTGTTTGTTTACAAACAGCGATCATACAAGACTGCTTGCCCCAAAGCTTGTGGGTACATGGGCACATACaaactcacacacagacacacgcatgTATGTACAGATAcatactctcacacacacaggcacctaCCTGTACACACACGTTTCTCTGGGTACAGGTCCCAGGAACAGCTAGTTGGAAAAGTCCCACCATTGATGGAGCCTAACCATGTCCCTGAACAAAAATGGGGCACTCTTATATTCCATAAGAGAAACTTATGTCCCTACTCAGTGAGACCAAACTCTGGAAAGGACCCGGTGTACCAGTATTTATACCTTtaatgaagcacagagagagaagagatgctTAAACTCACAGAATAATAAACAACAGACACagctgtcctctctctctctctcaaccccCCAGAGTGATTTGTACATTACCCACAAACTCTCCTTTGGGGAGAAGGCGTCAGACCTTAGGACCctaaatcaaatagaaaatgcATCTCTGCTCCACttccagccaggctggagtaaggTGCCTTTTCTCAGGATCTTGGGAGGGACTGGAGGCCCCTCTGCATGATCTTGTTGAAGCATCTAGCTGCCGTGCACCTGTCCACCTTTAATATTGGGCATTTTAAACTGATCTCTAGAAGTATCTTCTACATGTTTTGtatgcattttaataatttcaaagatATCTGAGAAAAGCCTGTATTTGCTATTCTTCCTATATCCTGgtttataataaagaatattcaacCTTGGGAACGTTTGTGTGTGTAAGTGGAAGAGGTCTGGAAACAGTAATGTGGGTAAGAGAATCTGGTCTACTGGATGGGCTACAGTGTATTTGGCAGGGGCTTCCTGAAAGCTGGCCACCTCCTCATTGGTTCAGTCCTCAGCAGCGCTGCACGCAGAACCAGGAATACTGACCTCAGCTACAGACATTCAGGAGACTGCCCTCCTCCGGCCATGTTAGATGTGTTCTGGGTTGTGCCATGCTCCTGGGTCCTGGCCTAGTCTTTGAGTAGGGGTTGATCCAGGCTCCAGACAGAGTCTGGAGGACCCCGCAATCCAGCCACTGAGCATTTGTGCTCATTCCTAATGATCTTTGGGCATATCTATGTTAATTTTAAAGGTACtgatctatttttaaagaaaatgtattgcTTTTTCACTGTtcaagaaaatttggaaaatacaaagaaaaaaactcaccCATAATAATCCCAGAGAGAAACTCTAGTGACATTTTAGAGTGCTCAGACATTGTCAGTGACAGTAGCTTTTGTCTCAGTGGTCTATCTGCTGCTGTGTCCTGGCTCCTGAGCCACCTGGATGCTGTAGTCTCCCCAGCCTTGCCCGTGTCCTCAGGGACTCCTGGGAAGGCCCTGTGTACTCAGAGAACCCCTGAGGCTGAAGCTTTCTCTCCAGCATCCCCTGGGGAACAGAGCCACACTGTGGCCCTGGCAGTGCCCCCCGGATCTGTCCTGTGCTACCCATGGCTAGGGACACAGTTCTGGGCTGGTCCCCTTGTGGGATAAGCATCTCTTCTCTCAGGCCAGGCTGTTGACCCAAATGTGCTCTCCCCACCCCATCTGAGCCTGACACTCCTCACACCTCCCTGTCTCCAGTGTCTGCCTTCCCGTTAGCTGGGTTCCCAAATGTAGATAAAGCTTCCTCTTCTCATTTTCAGTTTTAGTCCCCTAGGAGcatttaaaagagaaactttCCTTTTTCAATAAGGAAAATTGTAGGGCTCTTGGGCCCatagggtcgtggggtgtcccttatgctgtgctgaggtgcaggatccggGAAGTAAacagacaggacactgaagaactgctGAAGAGCAGCTGGTCTTGGGGGACCATGCAACCTGTGAGTGGAGATCGGTGAGAGCTCCGAATGCCCAGAAGCGTCTGTATTtcttaggtacaagcaggggacagggtagtgagtgaggtcatcatctacaGGCTTGGTAATAGGACATACATAATCACATGAGTCACAAGcaagggggccaccccattatgtcacctgggcagagaggtgggccatgCGCAGTAGGGGGCTGTGCCGTGtgcagtagtagagggtcgtgtacagaaaaggggtccatcCCCATTAGGCcactgaggcaaggaggtgggctgtgtgcaacaggtgtcgtGTGCAACACTTCTTAtttgggggctggagacttcaaaggatttctaatagaaggatactgtaagcttaatgcagtgggagctgacagacttgtgctcctctcttaagatatttatgggaggatgatttgagctagcacagaagtgagaaaagactgacagggtgtacagcctCCATGACTGGCCACACCAGAGGAGCTCTTCTCCCtcggttacttccaggatctcaggcctgaggccgactttccacaggaactggatgcaaggcaCTACAACTCCTTTTTCAGGAGGAGAgcctcttgctccaagcctgccatacagcgtatgtcctttcaggcagggacgccaccgcctgggtctttggttcttgtcctggtctggctgttttcccatgtactgcttccgttctgtgactgctctaggcattccccCTACTACAAACTGCTATATGGTTATAtggaaggattatataaatcagcactagatgtgtcagtacagctctgactacatacctatatgattatatagaaagactATATGGgactaagtatgattatatatatatatacatatatatatataggctagATATAGCAAGCAGTGAGTTATGCTTCAGGCACTAACTATACCTGGGGTCtgcacagttctccttcctcagtgccccTAGGGGGTGTTACCCACAGAAAATCTACTGCTAAACTTATCAAAGGCAAAGCAGGAAACTGGAGGGCAGCAGCAAAGTTGAAATTCAAAACTACGATTCTGCACGATGATGGACCTGTATCCTGCCACAAGTCAATGTCCAGGGAGAAAATTAGGGATAGGAATTTCCTCTAGATTAGATAAGACTTGGGTCATAACAATCAAATGTACTAATATAGTATGACTTTGTTGGATGCTGTTTCAAACAGACCAATTGTAAAAAGACAATATTGGGTCATATTTATATTATGACCCaattatatacttacatataatcCAAATTTATATTATGACccaattatgtatttatatatattttcccaatattaaccttaaataagGGGTTAATCAACCTTATATAAGGGCAAGGCTGGGGAGACTACAGCATCCACGTGGCTCAGGAGCCAGGACATGGCAGCAGATAGACCACGAGACAAAAGctactgtatttatatatatttccaaatattaacTCCTTATATAAAGTTAATACttggaaaatatatacaaatacataattgGGTCACAATATAGGGTTATATAACCCCTTATATAAGGGATtaatatttggaatatataaaaaactctaACAactcaacaaaagaaacaaacatcctGACTCAAAAATGAGCGAAAGACTTGTACagatgtttctccaaagaagatacacgaACGAAGGCCtggtatggtggttcatgtctgtaatctcagcactttgggaggctgaggtgggtggattgcttgagcccaggagttagagaccagtctggactacatggcaaaaccctgtctctacaaaaaatacaaaaattaaccaagcatagtggcatgtacctgtagtcccagacactcgggaggttgaggtgagaagATCGCCTAGGAGATAAatgttgccatgagccaagattgcaccactgcactatagcttgggcagcagaatgagaccctgtctgaagagaaaagaaacaagcaaaaagtaaaagatatacaaatggttaatatgcacataaaaatacgctcaatatcactaattatggaaatgcaaatcagaatcaCCATGAGatagataccacttcatacccattaggatggctactatcaaaagaAAACACCGCACAATATAAAAAGCATTCATGAAGacgtggagaaattggaacctttgtACACTTTTGAttggaatataaaatagtatagcTGCTATAGTAAACAGTATGGCAACTCCTCAAAAACTTacaaacagaattaccatatgatctaccAATTCCACTTAGgagtatataccccaaagaactgaaagtagggTCTTGAAGACACGTTTGTAGACCcatgtttgtagcagcattattcacaatagacaaaagGTGTCATCAAGCcaacatctctcttttttttttttttgagacagagttttgctcttgttgcccaggctggggtgcaatggcgtgatctcgactcactgtaacctccgcctcccaggttcaagcaattctcctacctcagcctcccaagtagctgggatttcaactGGGATATGTCAGCATGctaagctaattttgtatttttagtagagatggggtttctccatgttggtcaggctggtcttgaactcccaacctcaggtaatccacccgccttggcttcccaaagtactgggattacaggtgtgagctaccgtgcctggcccaaaccCACATCTATCAGCAGTTGAATGGATCaatgaaatgtggtatatatgtacaacagaatattattattattattattattttttttttctgagacggagtttcgctcttgttacccaggctggagtgcaatggcgcgatctcggctcaccgcaacctccgcctcctgggttcaggcaattctcctgcctcagcctcctgagtagcttggattacaggcatatgccaccatgcccagctactttttttttgtattttttagtagagacggggtttcaccatgttgaccaggttggtctcgatctcttgaccttgtgatccactcgcctcggcctcccaaagtgctgggattacaggcttgagccaccgcgcccggcctaacagaatattatttagccttaaaaatgaaagacgtggccgggcgcagtggctcaagcctgtaatcccagcactttgggaggccgaggcgagtggat
This is a stretch of genomic DNA from Saimiri boliviensis isolate mSaiBol1 chromosome 9, mSaiBol1.pri, whole genome shotgun sequence. It encodes these proteins:
- the MYD88 gene encoding myeloid differentiation primary response protein MyD88 isoform X1, whose amino-acid sequence is MAAEGPGAGSVTPVSSTSSLPLAALNMRVRRRLSLFLNVRTQVAADWTVLAEEMDFEYLEIRQLESHADPTGRLLDAWQGRPGASVGRLLELLTKLGRDDVLLELGPSIEEDCQKYILKQQQEEAEKPLQVASVDSSVPRTAELAGITTLDDPLGQMPERFDAFICYCPSDIQFVQEMIRQLEQTNYRLKLCVSDRDVLPGTCVWSIASELIEKRCRRMVVVVSDDYLQSKECDFQTKFALSLSPGAHQKRLIPIKYKAMNKEFPSILRFITVCDYTNPCTKSWFWTRLAKALSLP
- the MYD88 gene encoding myeloid differentiation primary response protein MyD88 isoform X2, whose protein sequence is MAAEGPGAGSVTPVSSTSSLPLAALNMRVRRRLSLFLNVRTQVAADWTVLAEEMDFEYLEIRQLESHADPTGRLLDAWQGRPGASVGRLLELLTKLGRDDVLLELGPSIEEDCQKYILKQQQEEAEKPLQVASVDSSVPRTAELAGITTLDDPLGQMPERFDAFICYCPSDIQFVQEMIRQLEQTNYRLKLCVSDRDVLPGTCVWSIASAAGWWLLSLMITCRARNVTSRPNLHSASLQVPIRNG